A genomic window from Nitrospinota bacterium includes:
- a CDS encoding DUF2442 domain-containing protein, with amino-acid sequence MYRVIKVSVLSGYRLYVEFEDGVKGVISLDNDLFGPVFEPLKDPQYFAKAAIDEFGVICWPNGADLAPDAIYDDLKSGKSVA; translated from the coding sequence TTATTAAGGTGTCGGTGTTAAGCGGATACCGCTTGTATGTGGAGTTTGAAGATGGCGTTAAAGGTGTGATCTCTTTGGATAACGATCTTTTTGGCCCTGTCTTTGAGCCGCTCAAAGACCCGCAATATTTTGCCAAAGCGGCTATTGATGAGTTTGGGGTTATCTGCTGGCCCAACGGCGCCGATTTGGCCCCGGACGCGATTTATGATGATCTCAAATCAGGAAAGAGCGTGGCATAG